The following coding sequences are from one Streptomyces sp. V3I7 window:
- a CDS encoding acyl-CoA thioesterase produces MTDQAPAVESDTQDTTVSRDTQELPEIPGKPTSASRTTLSHIMTHNDTNLLGSVHGGVIMKLVDDAAGAVAGRHSGGPAVTASMDEMAFLEPVRVGDLVHVKAQVNWTGRTSMEVGVRVLAERWNESAPATQVGSAYLVFTAVDADGKPRPVPPVLPETERDKRRYQEAQIRRTHRLARRRAIRELREQRAADGIED; encoded by the coding sequence ATGACAGACCAGGCCCCAGCTGTGGAATCGGACACCCAGGACACCACGGTCTCCCGGGACACCCAGGAGCTCCCGGAGATCCCGGGCAAGCCCACGTCCGCCTCCCGCACCACCCTCAGCCACATCATGACCCACAACGACACCAACCTCCTCGGGTCGGTGCACGGTGGCGTGATCATGAAACTGGTGGACGACGCGGCGGGCGCGGTGGCCGGCCGGCACAGCGGCGGCCCCGCCGTCACCGCCTCCATGGACGAGATGGCCTTCCTGGAGCCGGTGCGCGTGGGCGACCTGGTTCATGTGAAGGCGCAGGTCAACTGGACCGGCCGCACCTCGATGGAGGTCGGCGTGCGGGTCCTCGCCGAGCGCTGGAACGAATCGGCGCCGGCCACCCAGGTCGGCTCGGCCTACCTGGTCTTCACGGCGGTCGACGCCGACGGCAAGCCCCGCCCGGTCCCGCCCGTCCTCCCCGAGACCGAGCGCGACAAGCGCCGCTACCAGGAGGCCCAGATCCGCCGCACCCACCGCCTGGCCCGCCGCCGCGCCATCCGCGAGCTGCGCGAACAGCGGGCGGCGGACGGGATCGAGGACTGA